The Dasypus novemcinctus isolate mDasNov1 chromosome Y, mDasNov1.1.hap2, whole genome shotgun sequence sequence ggcttctatatCTGCCCTTCCACAGCCAGAGGCTgccatgacccagcgcactattactgcccctcctgggggtgcaaaaccatggcccacgggtggtcgggagctcccaatagggacccctacctctccctttcttttaaggataaaagtcacaggagcagcattaagccctactggagcagcattacgttcactgtcaaaaaccctaaaaatgcaggctggtacagggccgcacctggggagcccgactttacatgagcaactatgattacggtgcctttttcattataaagaaaaattcaatccgcacacaatccgccaccgtgggcccaaatcaagttctcaatcctccccacacacggcctccccctcctccctctgtttctccttctcctcccgctaccaccttaaatccttccatcactaggtatcctccccaccgccaaaccctgccaccccccaaccctcttgtaaccctcctcaacgcatcatttatctccttaaacttatcccagcccaaccttacacaacgttgctggctctgcttctccgccgcggctcccttctatgaagccatagcTACCAACGGCGCCTATCAcgcctccccagactccaccggtacctcttgcaattggaaccaaaaaaaagaggactcaccctccgatcagtttcccagactggactctgtataataaaaatcagcggcaaagttctcccctccatgcggtccctctgcagcctaactcacacccctaatgcagccgctaagttcctaattccccctaataataccaaatggctatgttcttcctccggcctcactccatgtctcaatgttcaaacccttaactccaccagcgacacctgtgtgctcatactcattgccccccgtgttctcttttatactgataaccaattctttgactcctggcagcacttcagctccccgcagcacgagcagaaacgggaagtcttcaccgccatcacaattgccacccttctaggtcttgccggtgcagccactggagctgcagctctcagcctccaagataattccttttcaacccttaggcaagctgtcgatgcagacatcgcccgccttgagacttccatggcccaccttgaaacatctctcaactccctgtctgaggtcgttctccaaaaccacaggagcctagacctcctcctcctaaaagaggGGGGCTCTGCGCAGCGttaggagaaaaatgctgcttctatgctaaccactctggcctcattcgagataacctcgcaCAAGTTAGGGCCTctgcaagagaaagcaggaacgtgaagccggatggtctttctcttgggggctgcccaatggaatcctttcttactttctcccctttctaggcccactcctcacccttgtcctcctattagccctaggaccctggatcatcaggtgaattgtccggcttgtcaaaagtcaagttaactctgtccttagtaagcccatccaggtccggtaccagcgaatccgcaccaccgacgaagacgcaccaggagtctccattaattgccgtcctccccaaatggccagccgcctctcaacacacccaagccccagctcccctgcccctaccccttctcactgcccatcctaaccccttacccttaccctttcccctcccccgccctgtttatctaaggccgccaacattccatcgaggcgctggactggttagccaatgacgggcaacgggatcggcccgccagtcaacctaaggcagggacacggccttttgctgccacgtttccccatgacgggtaagactggccacctgtgtggcacgggcattgcccggctgggcgcaatcccgacctaagacaggcacagtccccctccctcctcaaatcaagcttttcggaggagcttaataaaaacaaagggggaaatgtgagaggaagagcgcccggcttgccacagtagcaaacggtgcggcaagaagtgataccgcctctgcccactgggcctagataaggtgaccacgcctgactaggcctttgctgctaacggctggccagcgctgccctccccctttttatctcccgcctagcccaacatccggccagctctcactccccctttcccctcccctattccaaacctctccgccagccctctgcttagcaaccgcttacaatcacctatcaggaagcagtacccgcccgcacctatcaaatccctccacgcagtccctaaccctataaagctatgtccccttccgcaataaaccggacttgcgtaccagacctggtctccgcggcattctttctcccctcgccacgcgtcctccacgcctgagagcccctctgaggctgtctgccgcagcctcagatgcctttgcggccagctgacccctccaaacccccccgtcagcgtcggggtgcaagccgccccagctgcactggagttttattttcttcccttgaatgagccatatcttcttatttctttggatggcttgtgggttttttttttatgttgtgtGGGATTTGATTGTTTTGGTGTGCTAACTCTGGCAGCCGTTTCTCCCACTTGCCTGAGGCTTTATTTTAGATTGGCCGTGTGTTAAGGCTTTTCGTCATCACTTGGTCCAGTTTGTACTGAATCTTTAGAGCAGCCCCCTATTGAATTGCTCAGCTTTTCTCAGGTCTTCTGCACCTGTTGCTCACCCTGCAGGCactgcaaattttaaaattaccaaGTATGTGCAATTATTTCATTTCCAGGAGAAGATGTCCTTTTTTGTTCCTTCTGGgctcttctgcttgcttttatgCAGACTTCCTTCCCCAGCATATGTGCTTTGTCCCACTGTTCTCCCACGCTCAGGTCTGCCTTTTCCCTACAACTTTTAGCGCTGTCTTCCCTGCTTTACATGGTTCACTTTCTCCCCACtttcccttgcagctttttggCCTCAGGTAACTTCCACATTAGGGTATCCCACCCTTGGGAGCCTAATGGCATCATGGTTCAAAATCAGCCTTTTTCTTCATTTAGGTACACCAGCTATTGGGGTCCAGATTGAGGGTGTGCACTACTTGCCAACAGTTCTACGGCAGGTCGCTCTTGCTTCCTGGACAGCCTTTTAATCCCTGCCAGTGGCTACTAGGGCCCCTCCCTGATTTCATAGCCCTGGGTCTTGTGCCTGAATGTGTGTGTTGCTCCAAGTTGCTGCAATGTGGGGCTCTGTGGTCAGTGACCACTAGGTGGCTGGGCTGGAAGCCTGTCAttctgcctccctccccttcATGCCCCTTTCCTCCCCTTCTTCCTGCAGGTGCACATTCCTAATTGATAGGGAACAGACCTCCTGTCCCTGCTCCCTCCTGGCTCCCTCCCTTCACATTCTGGTATGATAGTAGCACCCAGGTCAGAGGGACGTGGATGGAACTACAGAGCCCATAGGAGTTACCTCACCCCGACCTTGAAACTGCAAAGCTAGCATACTACAAACTAGTCCCTTTGTAGTCTAGCCGCAGATCAAGTTATAAAACCCGCCTCCCCCTCTTTCGCTGCTGCTCTCTATTCTAGACTCAGCTGCCTGCAAAGCTCTCTCATTAAAGGCTTTGTTTCAACTAAGCTCAGCTTCTGGTCTGATTTCTAAGATACCTCCCTTCCTCGGCTTCCCTTCGAACTTAACAGTAGTTCCCAGTTGCATATCTCCAACCTTCTTTTCGGGGggcttgcttttttgttttctgtcagcatttgtggagtctcTGTCATCCTGCAGATTTCCAAGCAAAAGGAACGAGCACTTTTGTTTAGTTGTCTCTACAGGGAAATGTTTCCAGGGATGTGTTCTGCCACCATCTTTTGATAACACTCTACTACctgattatgttttatttttcatgttatttgttttttctatctttttttaggaggtactgatgattgaacctgggacctccaccACTGAGCTCCACCAGCAAGCGAAGCAGGCCCTGCACTACTGAGCTCCACCAGCTccataaatcattttattttaagcatAGGTCATAACGACAGTGGTGCACCTTTTAAAAactgaggtaaaattcacatagtataaaattaactcttgaaAAGTGTAAAATTTAGTTGCATTTACTATGTTGCCAATGTTCTTTAACTGTCACTTCtctctagttccaaaacattttcttcattccCGCAAtgaaccctgtacccattaagcagtgaTTTCCCAATACTCCTCCCCAGGCCAGGCTGTCAAAAGAAAAATCCGTGTTGGACAGTATTAATCAGGCAAGAATGACTTTACTCAAGGACTGCTGCAGGAGGGAAGAGAGGCTAGAACTCAACTCCAAGGAAGGCAGAGGTTTAGTTAGGAAGAAAACTTTTAACTGAATGTTACACATTAATTGCTAGGAGACCAGTCATCTTGTGATGTCACTGCTATTCAGGCTGAGAAGCATTGTGATGGCATAGGATTAGTTTATCTGTGCAGCCTTAGCAAGGCAGCATTTGAAGCTGCAGTGTTGAAAACCATGCAGGTGAGAAAAATAACTGAGGGCAAATTTATTTAACATGGAAGTTCAAGATTCTTCTCCGAAAGACAGATCAACTCATTCAGAAACCTCCATTGCGTCTCCTTCCTGTGGTCACACATACACTGGAGACTCAGACTTGAGgtctaaaattgaagaaaatgcttTTCAGGCTTTGTCTGAAGGACCCTTGATGAAGAGACCACGTTACACATTTTGTGTTCCCCGGCCAGAAGAAGATGATTTCCTTTCTTTGACCTTCCCCAgaaaactctggaaaatagttgGAAGCGACCGTTTTAAGTCAATTTGGTGGGATGAAAATGGGACTTCTATAGTGATTAATGAAGAACTCTTTAAGAAAGAAGTTTTGGAAAGAAAAACCCCTTTCAGAATATTTGAAACTGAGAGTATGAAAAGTTTGGTTCGACAGCTAAATCTCTATGGATTTAGTAAAGTGCGACAGCATTTTCAAAGATCTGCTTCTCTGGCTGACTTTCTGGCAGAAGGAAAAGAAGCCTCTGTTTTAAGCAAGGTATTCAAAGATTTTCAGTTACTGCTTAGATGGgaaataaatgattttatttttatatgttgctaAGTACTTGAAAATATATAAGAAgtaaaattagattttttaaatgatgtggGAAAATTAgggttaaaattaattttaaaataccagGATAGCTTAGACATTAATCATTGAGGATTATGCAAAAAAACTTGGAATTTTATCTTTGAGCTTTAAAGGCACTGAACTAAATGCAATTCACTGTACTTGTAAATATACAGCATATTTTCATTTGGAGATCataatatttaaatgtttgtttCCCAACAGTGAAATTTTGAAGACTAGTCAACAGGATTCAGGCATTACTGATGATATTAACTTTATGTGATGAAACTAAAATCCGAGATTTTTTTGAGTTATATTTATTATTGTCTGACTTGCTCTTGGTTGAAAATGTCACTAAATaatgttttcctttgcttttagtTACAGTTCTACCAACACCCAAACTTTAAACGAGGCTGTCCCCAGCTTTTAGTAAATATGAAAAGAAGAGTCGGGATTAAAAATGCTTCTACCGTATCTGCTTCATTAGTTCAAGACTTCAACAAGAAGCACTTTAGAGCAGTGAGTAACGCGGACAATCAGAATTCCGGTGCAGTTGCTGAAACTAGTAGGGAAAGATTACTTTCAGCCTCTACAAATGTAAACGTGCCTTTAATAAGGCAGCCTTCGAACAGCCAGGAAGTTGCTAGTACAACTCCCCTAGTCAGAAGTGTTTTTTCTCCTTCATCAGCTTCAATTACACCATCAGAACAAATCCTAACAGATAAACATGGTGTTTTAAACCAGCTGACCACTTTTCACATGCAATCCCATAGCAGCTACACTCAAGCAAATGGCTACATTGTGAATTTTGTTAGAACTGCAACTTCTGTTTCTCAGTACCATATCGTATCTCCTATAGAGAACAATTACTCTGGACTGATGGTGGAGCCGCCTTCTGTCCCAACTGGTTATCCTGATTTACCAGCCCATGAGGCTCCTTTTTCCACCTTCCTACAAGGAGGCAACCCATGGCTCCCAATGGCTGTAATACCTGATTCGTCTGCCACCTCTCTTTTAAGGTCACCTCAACAACCATCTTCATTATACCAACATTTTCCTCATTTCAGTTGACCTTCTACCAAAAGAGGTCCAGATTTTGCAGGATGAGAAAgactaaaattttcttttgacaAGTGTCAACCTGCAATTCTCTAATTTGAACAATAAACTTAAGTGTTTATTGTCACTGTTtcgttttccttattttttaaaataattaagaatgaAATGGGGTGCAgccgtgctcagagatgtattcaccaagtgcaatgaatgtctcatgatggaggaggttgtggttatgggaggagtggggtgaggggggtgggaggcatagggaacctcatatatattttttaatgtaacattaaaaataaataaataaattttgaaaaatgaaatgcaatgagaaaagagttaaaaaaaaagatacaataatATAAAATGTCTGGTAAAGGGAAACCTAGGCAGGCAAAAAGCAGATGAACAATTTCCTAGGGTGTCAGAGtgagaataaatattatttgttaACGATTATGAAAAGAATCTCTTCAGTGATAGAAATGTCCTAGAACTGGATTGCGGTGATGGTTACACATCTCAGGAAATGTACAAAAAGTCATTAAATTGTAACTTAAAATGGTGAgtgttatggtatgtgaattataccttGATAAACTTGCTAAAACATTAAACTAATAAAGAAGTGTGATATCTacgaaaaacaaaaaagaataaaatgggtcAGGCTCTTGTGCCATattgtactatatatatattatatgtgtaCTTCATTATGCAGATGACTTGGGTCATTTGAACCCAAGGATGTTTGaaatgtatgtaaattatattcatACTGGTATACTTAATTgtgtaagaaagaagaaagaatgcagtGTGTGGAGAATGAATGGGGCTGTTTGGAGATAGGGAGAGGTAATCTACGATGAATCAAATGAGGGTTTGAATTAGGAGAGCATGGAGGAGGAAACAGATACTAAGATGAATCTAGGGAAGGTAAATACACACTATTTTCTCTAATACTTCCTCAAGTACATTGCATTTCCCTACCCCATTATTTTCAATAATGGCCTTGAGTTAGCAAAGAAGACTGACTTCATAAAGTACTGTCATGCTTGAAAGTCTTACATAATCTAGCCAGCCCCATAACCATGATGGCCATTAATTAATTCATCGCTGGAATAATAAAGACCGCATATCAAAACATGGAATTTTACAGCCTAGAGTTAGCAAGGgccctttttcctctgccatccTCAAAGACTTCCAAATGGTTTGTGCTGTTAATTGTGCTTCATGAGTCCACactttgacttttctttttctccccaagatttatttattcctccccattTTTATTCCCTGTTTGATCTTCTGCATCCACCTCTCCCCCGTCTTCTCCTCTCCCCCAGGATCCACCGgacttgatcctggggacctccgatgtggagagaggttccccgtcaGCTGCGCCACCCCAGCTCCCGGCCTCCGCTGCAGCCCACCCTGGACTCTTTCCCCTTCGACCCTTCCCAGTTGCATCATCATCCCGCTGCCTGACCcagctgcatgggcactggcccACCAGGAGGGCACCTgtgcttgccacgcaggcactcacaagggcactgggctcaccgcgtgggcactcagcttgtgatgtgggcactcacacgggcactctgCTCGCCTAGCGGGCACGGGCCTGTTGTGCAGGCacgccccctcctctccttcaccaggagtcccagGGATCGCACCTCggccctcccacatggcaggcagaagccccatcacttgagccacatctgctccctcgcTTTGACTTTCATAATGCACACTTTTATTAGGTTACTTTCTTGCTGTATACAAAGGAGGCTTAATTCTGTATCCTGGCTTTTAATACCACATAGATTCTGAGCCCAGATCCTTAGCATACCTTAAGGCCCTTAAAAATGTGGCTTCTTTTCAGTTTTGCAACTTAAATCTCTGCTTCTCCACTCTTTGGAGCTCTATTCAGACAATTGCTTTTACCAATTCTCATTTCCATCTCGTAACTTCTGTCCAAGATCTGCCTGGGGCTTTCTCCCTGTGGACCCTCTCCCTCATTGCTTATCCTTTAGGTCTCAGCACAGCTGTCAACTcctcaaggaggcctggtgttctCCTTGTCTGCCTTGGACACCCAGCACTGACGCAGGACAGTGGCTGGCACATCACCTTTTTCAGTACTTATTGAATGGGTAATAAGGAAATGCTTCTTTAAAATCTACTttcattgccaaaaaaaaaaacaaaacagtacacATGCCATTGCCATCAAACTACTACTGGGTGGTCTCCACTCTGCATTGCAAGCTTTGTTTTCACAGCCCTTGGACGTTTGCCAGCTGCCCTTGACACGTGAGTGGGGCTGTGGTGCTGGCCCTGAGAGACAGGTATTCATTGTCCCTTCCTGCCACATACCTCCTGAGATCTGAGGCATCCCCTCCCTATGATGAGTTTGTTGCTCTCCCTTCAGCCCCCAAAATTCATTTCTCATATCCCAGAACCTATCCCTTTTCCTGCTCATCCCCTATTCACAGATCTTTGTCCAGAAGGGTCAGGGTGGAATcccaaattttcaaaataaatctaTAGACTCCATGTGGCCCCTACCTACCCCTTTCATCCTGTACCCAGGAAGCAGCCAAGCAGAGATAAATGCTTGTATTCATCACGAGACTACTTCACTCAAATGTGTGGACCTGGAGGAGGTGAGGGTGGTAGAGTTTGGCATTTGTCCAgcgctcaacaataccagatgcCCACAGGTGTTAGGGAGGATAGAACATCCGTCAAATACTTTTAACTCCCACTACTCTGTGGTTAAAGGTGTACTGTTGTCAGAATGTAAAGGGCCTGAGAAGCTGAAAACCCTGCTATCAAGGGGAATGAGAGTTCTAATTACAGTGATGTGGCTGGAGTAAATGGATTGGACTGGAACAGGAATAATGTAACCTGAAAAACGATCGCCAGCCATGAGCCAATACTCTGGGAGGGGGTCAGGGATCAGGGCAACATCCCTAATGTGATCTCCTTTACTAGGAGACAAAAGGATCATCTTTTGGCAGAAGTCACAAGTCTGCTATGTGGTAGTGGCTTCTGCGTCAGAATCACGGCTCTAATTTGTGGCACCTACCTATGAGTGGGTGTTGGTTTACAGTGACAGCCTGCGATGGGTAGGTACATTCAATTGGGGGTGTGATTCCAGTCGGTCTCAGCAGAGAATGAATCCTTACCATGGACACCTTCAGAGTGGCCTGAAGAGGGATTCCGTAatgtgcagtttttaaaaatataacggcttactttatctgtttcttagATGTTAACCCTTATATACGTGTGTTGATGGTAATTTCACCTTTTTTGATGACATAGAGTGACCACAATAGACAATTATCAGAAGATGATGTGGCTATATTGATGTCCTCTAGGCTGGGCTGGCTGTTCCTGCACTAAGAGATCTTGGATAGCGTACGCTATTCAGTTTTGTTCAGTCTCCTTTTCAGGCCACCACTTCTGAACTGTTAATGAGCTTGAGGGTGGGAAATCAAATAACCGAAATTattaaaatcatataaaacaAATGCATCAGCTCTAATGTATAGACTTTGTGACTTAAGTGGCTTGTTAAGAGCCATTGCATCAGCTCTAATGTATAGAATTTGTGACTTAAGTGGGTTGTTAAGAGCCATTTAAAGAAAAAACCATTACACCTTTCTCAGGTGTGTTCCATTTTGATGAGATTGCCAGATAATCTCTGGAAGAATAAGGCATTGCTGTGCATAAATACTTAAACACCTTCATTTGACTCTTAATAGAAATGTGTGACAAAACACTGCCTTTATAAACAAAGAATTCTCTAACTTTAAGGTGACATTGGGTATTGGGTATTAGGTTTAACTTTCCAGTTTCTTACCTCCCCGCCCCCAAAGTGAACATAAACAAATGTCCTATTGATAATatcagtctgaaaagaaaattgaGGTGCAATCATGTTACAGTGAATGTGTGTCTGCTTCCGATACATTCAAAGacagtattaaaaaagaaaaaaaaaaaaagaaaatagttaaaAACAGGGCCTTTTGCATTTTCAGTCCGACAattcagactgaaaaaaaaaaaaactgcaaatacATATACATGCAAATTCTTCATATATACAAATCTTAACAAAATTAAGAATTTGCACACA is a genomic window containing:
- the LOC139438396 gene encoding heat shock transcription factor, Y-linked-like produces the protein MEVQDSSPKDRSTHSETSIASPSCGHTYTGDSDLRSKIEENAFQALSEGPLMKRPRYTFCVPRPEEDDFLSLTFPRKLWKIVGSDRFKSIWWDENGTSIVINEELFKKEVLERKTPFRIFETESMKSLVRQLNLYGFSKVRQHFQRSASLADFLAEGKEASVLSKLQFYQHPNFKRGCPQLLVNMKRRVGIKNASTVSASLVQDFNKKHFRAVSNADNQNSGAVAETSRERLLSASTNVNVPLIRQPSNSQEVASTTPLVRSVFSPSSASITPSEQILTDKHGVLNQLTTFHMQSHSSYTQANGYIVNFVRTATSVSQYHIVSPIENNYSGLMVEPPSVPTGYPDLPAHEAPFSTFLQGGNPWLPMAVIPDSSATSLLRSPQQPSSLYQHFPHFS